The following proteins are encoded in a genomic region of Streptomyces sp. NBC_01723:
- the ureG gene encoding urease accessory protein UreG, which produces MHLDHPVTMPHRHTHSAEPLLADGGRRALRIGFGGPVGSGKTATVAALCRALRDRLSIAVVTNDIYTQEDAAFLRREAVLPPERITAVETGACPHTAIRDDISANLEAVEQLEQDLGPLDLILIESGGDNLTATFSRGLVDSQVFVIDVASGDDIPRKGGPGITTADLLVVNKTDLAPYVGADLDTMRADTRRQRRDLPYAFTSLTTPDGIQPIADWVTSCLAAWHATGSAR; this is translated from the coding sequence GTGCACCTCGACCACCCCGTGACGATGCCGCACCGCCACACCCACAGCGCCGAACCGCTGCTCGCTGACGGCGGCCGCCGCGCCCTGCGCATCGGCTTCGGCGGGCCCGTCGGCTCGGGCAAGACCGCGACGGTGGCCGCCCTGTGCCGCGCCCTGCGCGACCGGCTGTCCATCGCCGTGGTCACCAACGACATCTACACCCAGGAGGACGCGGCCTTCCTGCGCCGTGAGGCTGTGCTGCCACCGGAGCGCATCACCGCCGTGGAGACCGGAGCCTGCCCGCACACCGCCATCCGCGACGACATCTCCGCCAACCTCGAAGCCGTCGAGCAGCTCGAACAGGACCTCGGCCCGCTCGACCTGATCCTCATCGAGTCCGGGGGAGACAACCTCACCGCGACCTTCTCCCGCGGGCTCGTCGACAGCCAGGTCTTCGTCATCGACGTGGCCAGCGGCGACGACATCCCCCGCAAGGGCGGCCCCGGCATCACCACCGCCGACCTCCTCGTGGTCAACAAGACCGACCTGGCACCGTACGTGGGAGCCGACCTGGACACCATGAGGGCCGACACCCGCAGGCAGCGGAGGGACCTGCCGTACGCCTTCACCAGCCTCACCACCCCCGACGGCATCCAACCGATCGCCGACTGGGTCACCAGTTGCCTCGCCGCCTGGCACGCCACCGGATCCGCCCGGTGA
- a CDS encoding urease accessory protein UreF codes for MSRTALLVLADGRFPAGGHAHSGGMEAAVASGRVHDTASLEAFCRGRLHTAGLVAAGLAAAAADGCDALALDEAADTRTPVPALRRIARRLGRQLMRAARATWPSTDLDHLARHRPQGAHQPVVLGVTARAAGLAPLDAARAAAYDSVGGPATAAVRLLSLDPLDATAVLARLAGELDTVADAADAAARRVTAEGVGVLPAASAPLLDITSEQHAAWTVRLFAS; via the coding sequence ATGAGCCGCACTGCCCTGCTCGTCCTGGCCGACGGCCGTTTCCCGGCCGGCGGGCACGCCCACTCCGGCGGAATGGAGGCCGCCGTCGCTTCCGGCCGGGTCCACGACACCGCGAGCCTGGAGGCGTTCTGCCGGGGCCGGCTGCATACCGCCGGACTGGTCGCCGCCGGCCTCGCCGCAGCCGCCGCCGACGGCTGCGACGCCCTCGCCCTGGACGAGGCCGCCGACACCCGCACCCCCGTACCGGCGCTGCGCCGCATCGCACGCCGTCTGGGCCGGCAGCTGATGCGCGCGGCCCGGGCCACCTGGCCCAGCACCGACCTCGACCACCTCGCCCGACACCGGCCCCAGGGCGCCCACCAGCCGGTCGTGCTCGGCGTCACCGCCCGCGCCGCCGGACTCGCCCCGCTCGACGCCGCCCGGGCCGCCGCCTACGACAGCGTCGGCGGCCCGGCGACCGCCGCGGTGCGCCTGCTGAGCCTGGATCCGCTCGACGCCACCGCCGTCCTGGCACGGCTCGCCGGCGAACTCGACACCGTCGCGGACGCCGCGGACGCCGCGGCGCGCCGCGTCACCGCCGAGGGCGTCGGCGTCCTTCCCGCCGCCTCCGCTCCCCTGCTGGACATCACCAGCGAGCAGCACGCCGCCTGGACCGTCCGGCTCTTCGCCTCCTGA
- a CDS encoding isochorismatase family protein gives MGRALIVVDVQNDFCEGGSVPVAGGALVAVKVRDLVGRAAEAGYQYVVATRDHHIDPGDHFSDTPNFKTSWPVHCVAGTQGSDFHPDFLPAVHAGALDAVFYKGAYEAAYSGFEGADEEGTGLTAWLREHGVTTVDVVGIATDHCVKATALDAAAAGFTTRVLLDLTAGVHHDTIQQARDELSQVGVELSGTPVVAEA, from the coding sequence ATGGGACGAGCACTGATCGTGGTGGACGTGCAGAACGACTTCTGCGAAGGCGGCAGTGTTCCCGTGGCAGGCGGCGCCCTGGTCGCCGTCAAAGTCCGCGACTTGGTCGGACGCGCGGCAGAAGCCGGCTATCAGTACGTCGTGGCGACCCGCGACCACCACATCGACCCAGGAGACCATTTCTCCGACACCCCCAACTTCAAGACCTCCTGGCCCGTGCACTGCGTGGCCGGCACGCAAGGCTCCGACTTCCACCCGGACTTCCTCCCCGCCGTACACGCCGGAGCCCTTGACGCTGTCTTCTACAAGGGTGCCTACGAGGCCGCCTACAGCGGTTTCGAAGGCGCCGACGAAGAAGGGACGGGATTGACCGCGTGGCTGCGCGAGCACGGCGTCACCACCGTGGACGTCGTTGGTATCGCCACCGACCACTGCGTGAAGGCCACCGCCCTGGACGCCGCCGCAGCAGGATTCACCACCCGAGTCCTGCTGGACCTGACCGCCGGCGTACACCACGACACGATCCAGCAGGCTCGCGACGAACTGAGCCAAGTTGGCGTGGAACTGTCCGGCACACCCGTGGTCGCGGAGGCTTAG
- a CDS encoding urease subunit alpha, which produces MPDRTEKNKAKKDKPWDPLLRSRYADLYGPTAGDRVRLADTNLVLRIDADWCGGPGISGDEMVFGGGKVIRESMGQSHIPRDDPREPVDTVITGALILDHWGVVKADVGLRDGRIRAIGKAYNPETMTAPASRDPRASAFVVGPETEVISGKGRILTAGGVDTHVHFLCPEQIHEAVASGVTTLIGGGTGPAEGSTATTVTPGKWHIQRMFEALDAFPVNIGLLAKGSTISEKALHDQVAAGALGFKIHEDWGATPAVIDAALNVCEETGVQVALHADSLNESGFVHHTFAATKKDRRTKDAKYRSLHIFHIEGAGGGHAPDMISLASKPNVLPASTNPTRPFTVNTVKEHVDMMIVCHHLNPEVEADMKFADSRIRPSTMAAEDLLHDMGAISMMSSDAQAMGRIGEMIMRTWQTAHVMKSRYGHLREDDARADNFRARRYVAKYTINPAITHGIDHEVGSVETGKLADLVLWEPKFFGVKPHMVIKGGQISYAQIGDANASIPTPQPYLPRPVWGFKGRAPAANSFNFVAETALDGELSRIGLLKPLHPIRSTREVTKADMVHNNGVPEIDIDPDTFDVTIGGATTSDVRTTVDGQEIGRNYATELPLAQRYFLF; this is translated from the coding sequence ATGCCGGACAGGACTGAGAAGAACAAGGCCAAGAAGGACAAGCCCTGGGACCCACTGCTGCGTTCCCGCTACGCCGACCTGTACGGGCCGACCGCCGGCGACCGGGTCCGGCTCGCCGACACCAATCTCGTCCTGCGCATCGACGCCGACTGGTGCGGCGGCCCGGGGATCAGCGGGGATGAGATGGTCTTCGGCGGCGGCAAGGTGATCCGCGAGTCGATGGGCCAGTCGCACATCCCCCGCGACGACCCCCGCGAACCGGTGGACACCGTGATCACCGGCGCTCTGATCCTGGACCACTGGGGCGTGGTCAAGGCCGATGTCGGGCTGCGCGACGGCCGCATCCGGGCCATCGGCAAGGCGTACAACCCCGAGACCATGACGGCGCCGGCCAGCCGCGACCCGCGCGCGTCGGCCTTCGTCGTGGGGCCCGAGACAGAGGTGATCTCCGGCAAGGGCCGCATTCTGACCGCGGGCGGCGTGGATACCCATGTGCACTTCCTGTGCCCGGAGCAAATCCACGAGGCGGTCGCCTCGGGGGTGACGACACTGATCGGCGGAGGCACCGGGCCCGCCGAGGGCAGCACGGCCACGACCGTCACACCGGGCAAGTGGCACATCCAGCGCATGTTCGAGGCGCTCGACGCCTTCCCGGTCAACATCGGCCTGCTCGCCAAGGGCAGCACCATCTCCGAGAAGGCGCTGCACGACCAGGTCGCGGCCGGCGCCCTCGGTTTCAAGATCCACGAAGACTGGGGCGCGACGCCGGCCGTGATCGACGCGGCCCTGAACGTGTGCGAGGAGACCGGGGTCCAGGTCGCCCTGCACGCCGACTCCCTGAACGAGTCCGGCTTCGTGCACCACACCTTCGCCGCGACCAAGAAGGACCGCAGGACCAAGGACGCCAAGTACAGAAGCCTGCACATCTTCCACATCGAGGGAGCCGGCGGCGGCCACGCCCCCGACATGATCAGCCTCGCGAGCAAGCCGAACGTGCTGCCCGCGTCGACGAACCCCACCCGGCCCTTCACGGTCAACACCGTCAAGGAGCACGTCGACATGATGATCGTGTGCCACCACCTCAACCCGGAGGTCGAGGCGGACATGAAGTTCGCCGACTCCCGGATCCGGCCCTCCACCATGGCCGCCGAGGACCTGCTGCATGACATGGGCGCCATCTCGATGATGTCCTCCGACGCCCAGGCCATGGGCCGCATCGGCGAGATGATCATGAGGACCTGGCAGACGGCGCACGTCATGAAGTCCCGCTACGGTCACCTGCGCGAGGACGACGCGCGCGCGGACAACTTCCGTGCCCGCCGCTACGTCGCCAAGTACACGATCAACCCGGCCATCACCCACGGCATCGACCACGAGGTCGGCTCCGTCGAGACCGGCAAACTCGCCGATCTGGTGCTGTGGGAACCGAAGTTCTTCGGCGTCAAGCCGCACATGGTCATCAAGGGCGGCCAGATCTCCTACGCCCAGATCGGCGACGCCAACGCCTCCATCCCCACCCCGCAGCCCTACCTCCCGCGCCCCGTCTGGGGCTTCAAGGGCCGCGCTCCGGCGGCCAACTCCTTCAACTTCGTGGCCGAGACAGCCCTGGACGGCGAACTCTCCCGGATCGGGCTGCTCAAGCCCCTGCACCCGATCCGCTCCACCCGGGAGGTCACCAAGGCCGACATGGTCCACAACAACGGCGTCCCGGAGATCGACATCGACCCCGACACCTTCGACGTCACCATCGGCGGCGCCACCACGTCCGACGTCCGCACCACGGTCGACGGGCAGGAAATCGGACGCAACTACGCCACCGAACTGCCCCTGGCACAGCGGTACTTCCTCTTCTGA
- a CDS encoding urease accessory protein UreD, whose protein sequence is MNLTTAKTPAVIPAPADEPLRADGGPHGRHSTESAPADPSGVTATAQIRAAHNGRTTTVPLLHSDGPFHLRRLRARGEQARVCVLGAMSAPLGGDRLALDITAGTRARLEVTTAAATIALRGPTTIPATYDVRIRVDDDATLHWLPEPLISTRGSTLHQTFTVNLAPTSRLVMREEQLLGRSGEVPGYLTTRLAVRRGGRPLLDQQAAYGYPAPAWDGPAVLGAHRATGQLLLVDPGLGTPQEPHVIGDDPAEGHAVLTPLADPQALIAIAVAPTPAQLRHLLDTVLAYAYETPRPDADGEQ, encoded by the coding sequence GTGAACCTCACCACCGCGAAGACGCCGGCCGTGATTCCGGCGCCGGCCGACGAACCGCTGCGAGCCGACGGTGGCCCCCACGGTCGGCACTCCACCGAATCCGCCCCGGCGGACCCGTCCGGCGTCACCGCGACCGCCCAGATCCGGGCCGCCCACAACGGCCGCACCACGACGGTTCCGCTCCTGCACAGCGACGGTCCTTTCCACCTGCGCCGGCTACGGGCCCGCGGAGAGCAGGCACGTGTCTGTGTACTCGGCGCGATGAGCGCACCGCTCGGCGGAGACCGGCTCGCCCTCGACATCACCGCCGGGACACGGGCCCGACTGGAGGTGACCACGGCCGCCGCCACCATCGCCCTGCGCGGCCCCACAACCATCCCCGCCACGTACGACGTACGGATCAGGGTGGACGACGACGCGACCCTGCACTGGCTGCCCGAACCCTTGATCAGTACTCGGGGCAGCACCCTGCACCAGACGTTCACCGTCAACCTCGCCCCCACCTCCCGTCTGGTCATGCGGGAGGAACAACTCCTGGGCCGCTCGGGCGAGGTGCCGGGCTACCTCACCACCCGCCTGGCCGTACGCCGCGGCGGGCGACCACTCCTCGACCAGCAGGCCGCCTACGGCTACCCAGCGCCGGCGTGGGACGGCCCGGCCGTTCTCGGAGCCCACCGGGCGACGGGGCAGCTCCTCCTGGTCGATCCTGGGCTGGGCACGCCCCAGGAGCCGCATGTCATCGGCGACGACCCGGCCGAGGGACACGCGGTACTGACCCCTCTCGCCGACCCCCAGGCCCTCATCGCCATCGCCGTCGCCCCGACACCGGCCCAGCTGCGCCACCTCCTCGACACCGTCCTCGCCTACGCCTACGAGACGCCGAGGCCAGATGCCGACGGCGAGCAGTAG